GTGCGCGAGATCGACCTGTTCGGGCCGGAGGATCTGCGGTTCGCGGCCGAGCCGCTGCGGGCGGTGATCGACGGCCTCGACGAGCTGGAGGACGCCGTACTGAAGGTGATCGACGACCCGGCCTCGGTCACCGTGGCCGTGCTGGCCACGCGCAAGGCGTGCAGCCGCGTCCGCCAGCTCTACCAGGCCCGGCTCGCCGAGCTGTTCGCCGGGCCGCTGGACATGGACACCCTGCGCAGGCGCGAGCTGCTGTCGCGGCTCGACGCGGTGGGCCGGCGACTCGGCGAGGCCTCCGACGCGCTCGCGGACGCGATGCTCAAGCGGAGCCACTGAGGACGGCCCGAGGCGCCGCGTCCGGGCGCCGCGGGGACGCGGCGCGGACGCTCGGGCGGGGTCGCCGGAACGGCGGGCGGGAACTCCCGCGCCTTCGGGTTCGTCCTTCACATGCGACCATCCACCGTGTGACGTCCCTGACGCTGAGAGGCATCTCCCGTGCGTAGCTCATTCTTCGGCAACCTTGACCAGGACCGGCTCCCCGACCATTTCGCCCTGCAGAACACCAAGATGCTGCGGGTGCGGCTGGGCGGAGAGGTGCTGGCCCGGCAGGGGGCGATGGTCGCCTTCCAGGGGCAGATGGACTTCGACTACGAGGGTGC
This region of Streptosporangium sp. NBC_01495 genomic DNA includes:
- a CDS encoding DUF47 domain-containing protein, with translation MSAKGRPRRFARAWDDLRGRSGRRIVGLVRDQVAIARAGAELARSVASGEIERSAARARMADVEHEGDEARAELVRILRRVLATPIDREDLFRLSRSIDDVLDQLRDHVREIDLFGPEDLRFAAEPLRAVIDGLDELEDAVLKVIDDPASVTVAVLATRKACSRVRQLYQARLAELFAGPLDMDTLRRRELLSRLDAVGRRLGEASDALADAMLKRSH